In Natronococcus occultus SP4, the following proteins share a genomic window:
- a CDS encoding ABC transporter substrate-binding protein, producing the protein MPENNTLNLFHLPFSFVLPQRVAVERGYFEEEGVDVDLIERDRRSVEIKYIPAEETLTGDYEVDLYPVCKWESLKRTWGMGDGKVVANGTFADQPYTVFTRSETAIESPSDLAGVEVAVNRRTGQEYTAMRALEEHVAPEDVHLVHYGMPTDRLRALRDEEVDAVTLLDPQSTLAEQLGFEPVLEFENHMGIVGGDAVDTELLEAYVAAYTRAVRDINADPESFREEYLEMLEKDAQVAPDLFEDVDMDALREQVTVPRYEVPDLADREDLGTQLEWMKERELIDDEAEIDAIVASLG; encoded by the coding sequence ATGCCAGAGAATAACACTCTTAATCTGTTTCACCTCCCGTTCTCGTTCGTGCTCCCACAGCGGGTGGCGGTCGAGCGGGGATACTTCGAGGAGGAGGGGGTCGACGTCGACCTGATCGAGCGGGATAGACGCTCCGTCGAGATCAAGTACATTCCCGCCGAGGAGACGCTAACCGGCGACTACGAGGTCGATCTCTACCCCGTCTGCAAGTGGGAGAGTCTGAAGCGAACGTGGGGGATGGGAGACGGGAAGGTCGTCGCAAACGGGACCTTCGCCGACCAGCCCTACACCGTGTTCACCCGATCGGAGACCGCCATCGAGTCGCCGTCCGATCTGGCCGGCGTCGAGGTCGCCGTCAACCGCCGCACCGGCCAGGAGTACACCGCGATGCGAGCCCTCGAGGAACACGTCGCTCCCGAGGACGTCCACCTCGTCCACTACGGGATGCCGACCGACCGACTGCGGGCGCTACGGGACGAGGAAGTCGACGCCGTCACGCTGCTGGATCCCCAGTCGACGCTGGCCGAGCAGCTGGGATTCGAGCCCGTCCTCGAGTTCGAGAACCACATGGGGATCGTCGGTGGCGACGCCGTCGACACCGAACTGCTCGAAGCGTACGTCGCGGCCTACACCCGCGCCGTCCGTGACATCAACGCCGATCCCGAGTCGTTCCGGGAGGAGTACCTCGAGATGCTCGAGAAGGACGCCCAGGTCGCACCCGATCTCTTCGAGGACGTCGACATGGACGCCCTCCGAGAGCAAGTGACGGTGCCGCGCTACGAGGTGCCGGACCTGGCCGATCGTGAGGATCTCGGGACGCAGCTCGAGTGGATGAAAGAGCGCGAACTGATCGACGACGAGGCCGAGATCGACGCCATCGTCGCCTCGCTGGGGTGA
- a CDS encoding winged helix-turn-helix domain-containing protein has translation MSTTAGVSGMGFLTQSPVRIRILRALYDIEEIRKRELKDRFDTSRVTVRRNVNALEERDRAAVSGRRCEITPLGELVVEDVLPASSSDPYAPVNYHIEALTHGERVRCLLPAVGLSTMTVARDDIDATEPNDGTDSEDPDGPPEDDTPDGSTDEPSIGDDRNGLPDDAPEETATPADPPGRFGARRGVRT, from the coding sequence ATGTCCACTACAGCCGGCGTCAGCGGGATGGGCTTTCTGACCCAGTCACCTGTGCGAATCCGTATCCTCCGGGCGCTGTACGACATAGAGGAGATCCGAAAGCGCGAGCTGAAAGATCGGTTCGATACGTCGCGGGTGACGGTCCGGCGAAACGTGAACGCACTCGAGGAGCGTGACCGAGCAGCGGTGTCTGGACGGCGTTGTGAGATCACGCCACTCGGCGAACTCGTCGTCGAGGACGTCCTCCCGGCGTCCTCGAGTGATCCGTACGCGCCAGTGAACTACCACATCGAGGCGCTGACACACGGCGAGCGAGTCCGGTGTCTGCTGCCGGCCGTCGGACTGTCGACGATGACGGTCGCACGCGACGATATTGACGCCACAGAACCGAACGACGGAACCGACAGCGAGGATCCCGACGGTCCACCCGAGGACGACACTCCGGACGGATCGACCGACGAACCGTCGATCGGGGACGACAGGAACGGGCTTCCCGACGACGCACCCGAGGAGACGGCGACGCCAGCCGACCCCCCGGGGCGATTCGGAGCCCGGAGAGGGGTGAGGACGTGA
- a CDS encoding nitrous oxide reductase accessory protein NosL yields MTEDGHPIPDTAPSCTDGEDAWCIHGSDARTPSGETPVPFSERDDATAFADAHGGTVLTWDELLDEGTPRTVRFDHRSEPAADTSLYLPLSYITDTCQHFGDGRPANSQRRCVPARCPLWISSKRRWNESKRRRS; encoded by the coding sequence TTGACCGAGGACGGGCATCCGATACCCGATACGGCTCCGTCTTGTACCGACGGCGAGGACGCGTGGTGCATTCACGGAAGCGACGCGAGAACGCCGAGCGGAGAGACGCCCGTTCCGTTCTCGGAGCGTGACGACGCGACCGCGTTCGCCGACGCGCACGGCGGGACGGTGCTCACGTGGGACGAACTGCTCGACGAGGGTACTCCACGAACGGTCCGTTTCGACCACCGATCGGAACCGGCAGCCGACACGAGTCTTTATCTCCCTCTCTCCTATATCACCGACACATGTCAGCACTTCGGGGACGGTCGGCCCGCGAACTCGCAACGGCGATGCGTACCGGCACGCTGTCCGCTCTGGATCTCGTCGAAACGGCGCTGGAACGAATCGAAGCGACGGCGGAGTTAA
- a CDS encoding ABC transporter substrate-binding protein, whose product MAESTTVDIESQQAELDTYHDEPGDRPVLRARFEHNGSPRYMLYTIKRLGLDHEHGFHLDVQLVSDSLEGGVETVEAKLQEGDADLIDIDYISTARERADGAPIVAIHPYGRTVGGLVTPEDSPIEDLTDLRGRRIGVVRRLDKNWILVRAACRERHGFDPDEEATPVEAGSKVELTRMLRDGEVEGVLQFWPIVPEITETGPYREVLPMAELVQDLSETDRKLPISTFLTSEQYLSENPDAVRGFKGAYRDAVDRLTSDDELWEDIGERLMYEDDPEIVRAVRDGWREMVVADWDAETIDGMDRLFDHLLEVAGADALGVDHVPDDMFRLEV is encoded by the coding sequence ATGGCGGAATCCACTACCGTCGACATCGAGAGTCAGCAGGCCGAACTCGACACCTACCACGACGAGCCGGGCGATCGACCCGTCCTGCGGGCCCGCTTCGAGCACAACGGGAGTCCACGGTACATGCTGTACACGATCAAACGGCTCGGGCTCGATCACGAGCACGGCTTTCATCTCGACGTCCAGCTCGTCTCGGATTCCCTCGAGGGTGGCGTCGAGACCGTCGAGGCCAAACTGCAAGAGGGCGACGCCGACCTCATCGACATCGACTACATCTCGACGGCCCGCGAGCGTGCCGACGGGGCGCCAATCGTGGCGATCCACCCGTACGGACGGACCGTCGGCGGGCTCGTCACCCCCGAGGACTCCCCGATCGAGGACCTGACCGACCTCCGGGGGCGTCGGATCGGCGTCGTTCGCCGCCTCGACAAGAACTGGATCCTCGTGCGGGCCGCCTGTCGGGAGCGCCACGGGTTCGATCCCGACGAGGAAGCGACCCCCGTCGAGGCGGGCTCGAAGGTCGAACTCACGCGGATGCTCCGGGACGGCGAGGTCGAGGGGGTCCTCCAGTTCTGGCCGATCGTCCCCGAGATCACCGAAACGGGACCCTATCGGGAGGTGTTGCCGATGGCCGAACTCGTCCAGGATCTCTCCGAGACCGATCGGAAGCTGCCGATCTCGACGTTTCTGACCAGCGAACAGTATCTCTCGGAGAACCCCGACGCAGTACGTGGATTCAAGGGTGCCTACCGGGACGCCGTCGACCGACTGACGAGCGACGACGAGCTCTGGGAGGACATCGGCGAGCGCCTGATGTACGAGGACGACCCCGAGATCGTCCGAGCCGTCCGGGACGGCTGGCGGGAGATGGTCGTCGCCGACTGGGACGCGGAGACGATCGACGGTATGGATCGGCTGTTCGACCACCTGCTCGAGGTCGCGGGCGCCGACGCGCTCGGCGTCGATCACGTGCCGGACGACATGTTCCGGCTGGAGGTGTGA
- a CDS encoding VOC family protein, with protein sequence MDAVDHINVDVDDLETAYPFYRDVLELSVRRPPEEFHGEHAMFTVGDTVLTLVETGRADGWASSDLEHPLDKAHLAFETDRASYEEYVDELDGQFPNQGPYDWDEFEGFYFLDPDGNLLEVITYDPPDGERDRPLLTHDDVA encoded by the coding sequence ATGGACGCCGTCGATCACATCAACGTCGACGTCGACGACCTCGAGACGGCGTACCCGTTCTACCGCGACGTCCTCGAACTATCGGTTCGGCGACCGCCCGAGGAGTTCCACGGCGAGCACGCGATGTTTACGGTCGGCGACACCGTCCTGACCCTCGTCGAGACGGGACGGGCCGACGGCTGGGCGTCCTCGGACCTCGAACACCCGCTGGACAAGGCCCACCTCGCGTTCGAGACCGATCGGGCGAGCTACGAGGAGTACGTCGACGAGCTCGACGGCCAGTTCCCGAACCAGGGGCCCTACGACTGGGACGAGTTCGAGGGGTTTTACTTCCTGGACCCGGACGGAAATCTGCTCGAAGTGATTACCTACGACCCGCCGGACGGCGAACGCGATCGGCCGTTGCTTACCCACGACGATGTCGCTTGA
- a CDS encoding class I SAM-dependent methyltransferase — MTDDRSRWNEKYGDPEFELPEDPIPELEHWIETLPDGRALDVATGTGRNALYLAERGYDVEAVDVSDEALELARDRATKRGVDVDWIRTDLQEFECERGAYDVITVSFFAALEHLPELKEALAPGGVLVYEHHLRSADDVEIGPSSDRYRYRSNDLLRSCLDLTILHYEERVRTVTDGTAAVVTMLARNSSGGTQSYPDLTERRD; from the coding sequence ATGACCGACGACCGCAGTCGCTGGAACGAGAAGTACGGCGATCCGGAGTTCGAGCTGCCCGAGGACCCGATTCCCGAGCTCGAACACTGGATCGAGACGCTGCCGGACGGCCGCGCGCTCGACGTCGCGACCGGGACCGGTCGCAACGCGCTCTATCTCGCCGAGCGCGGGTACGACGTCGAGGCGGTTGACGTCTCCGACGAAGCTCTCGAGCTGGCACGGGACCGAGCCACGAAGCGGGGCGTCGACGTCGACTGGATCCGCACAGATCTCCAAGAGTTTGAGTGTGAACGCGGTGCCTACGATGTGATCACGGTGAGTTTCTTCGCCGCGCTCGAGCACCTGCCGGAGCTCAAAGAGGCGCTCGCGCCAGGCGGGGTCCTGGTGTACGAACACCACCTGCGTTCGGCCGACGACGTCGAGATCGGACCCTCGAGCGATCGCTACCGGTACCGCTCGAACGACCTCCTCCGGTCGTGTCTCGATCTGACGATCCTGCACTACGAGGAGCGCGTTCGCACCGTCACTGACGGCACCGCAGCGGTCGTGACGATGCTCGCGCGAAACTCGAGCGGCGGAACGCAGTCGTACCCCGATCTCACAGAACGGCGCGACTGA
- a CDS encoding ABC transporter substrate-binding protein produces MEPLTFQLNWEPNGFQAPYFLARERGFYEEEGLDVAFLEGHGSPFAAEQAAKGEADIALAGASAVLSVQSQGHDPLAVAAVTAKTPAAIYTLRDVFGEPLEEPEQLAGRTVAPSATKTRILTAQLLEDVGIREEVDLLEVDPHTHHRVQHQVLDGSVDAAVGVVTNGFELEDEHDRVADELPIGNHLPVYGMTLVTNPAFADEESATVSAFLRATARGWAEATADPEAAIDALVARNATLERRRRIEREKFETAARDLQFSSHLEDAGWGNHDGERWRRLASALAETDLLEGEIDPDAAWTNDYLDPDAPVVREYATRVNT; encoded by the coding sequence ATGGAGCCACTCACCTTCCAGCTCAACTGGGAACCCAACGGGTTCCAGGCGCCGTACTTCCTCGCTCGCGAGCGGGGGTTCTACGAAGAGGAGGGGCTGGACGTCGCCTTCCTCGAGGGCCACGGCTCGCCGTTCGCCGCCGAGCAGGCGGCCAAGGGAGAGGCCGATATCGCCCTCGCCGGCGCCAGCGCCGTCCTCTCGGTACAGAGCCAGGGTCACGACCCCCTCGCCGTCGCGGCGGTGACCGCGAAGACGCCGGCGGCGATCTACACGCTCCGGGACGTGTTCGGTGAGCCCCTCGAGGAGCCCGAACAGCTGGCCGGACGCACCGTCGCTCCCTCCGCGACGAAGACCAGGATTCTGACCGCTCAGCTCCTCGAGGACGTCGGCATCCGCGAGGAGGTCGACCTGCTCGAGGTCGATCCCCACACCCACCACCGCGTCCAACATCAGGTGCTGGACGGCAGCGTCGACGCTGCCGTCGGCGTCGTCACAAACGGGTTCGAACTCGAGGACGAACACGATCGGGTCGCCGATGAGCTGCCGATCGGGAACCACCTGCCCGTCTACGGGATGACGCTGGTCACCAACCCCGCCTTCGCCGACGAGGAGTCAGCTACCGTGAGCGCCTTCCTCCGGGCGACCGCCCGCGGCTGGGCCGAGGCGACGGCCGATCCGGAGGCTGCGATCGACGCCCTGGTCGCACGGAACGCGACCCTCGAGCGACGACGCCGGATCGAGCGCGAGAAGTTCGAGACGGCCGCCCGGGACCTCCAGTTCAGCAGCCACCTCGAGGACGCCGGCTGGGGGAACCACGACGGGGAACGCTGGCGACGCCTCGCGAGCGCGCTCGCCGAGACCGACCTCCTCGAGGGCGAGATCGATCCCGACGCCGCCTGGACCAACGACTACCTCGATCCGGACGCGCCAGTCGTCCGGGAGTACGCAACGCGGGTGAACACCTGA
- a CDS encoding amidase — protein sequence MRTGTLSALDLVETALERIEATAELNAFITVLEDSARERAREADRAADRGEDLGPLHGVPVAIKDLRSRKAGVRNTMGLAPLADNVADEDSIAVERLEAAGAIVVGTTSTPALGHTIKTENRIVGATPTPFDHDRSAGGSSGGSAAALAVGTVPLATGSDIGGSLRVPAACCNVIGLKPTFGLVPERVSSDGFSTHSPFFVGGPMARTPEDVAVFLDVLAGQDGRDPFSVPRRKTDYVAATDRSTADLDVAYSPNLDLQPIAPAVRETVDAAVGDLATAGATVDTVDVSLPPYEELSMAYVEQVGVFFSSFAQQLAEQYEIDFETADVAETVRSTIALGAGTDATAERLQNVTRTAAYDGIENALDGYDVLVTPTLTVPPYSKHLADGYPTEIDGQSVMGVPTDAMLTWVFNLTGHPAASVPAGFTDDGLPVGLQIVGRRFAETDILSVAGAIERARPWTDRYPAV from the coding sequence ATGCGTACCGGCACGCTGTCCGCTCTGGATCTCGTCGAAACGGCGCTGGAACGAATCGAAGCGACGGCGGAGTTAAACGCGTTCATTACGGTCCTCGAGGACTCGGCCCGTGAGCGGGCTCGCGAGGCCGACCGGGCGGCCGATCGTGGCGAGGATCTCGGTCCGCTTCACGGTGTCCCGGTTGCGATCAAGGATCTTCGGAGCCGGAAAGCCGGCGTTCGGAATACGATGGGTCTTGCACCGCTTGCGGACAACGTCGCCGACGAGGACTCGATCGCGGTCGAACGGTTGGAGGCTGCCGGCGCAATCGTCGTCGGTACTACCAGTACACCAGCCCTCGGCCACACCATCAAGACGGAGAACCGCATCGTCGGCGCAACACCGACACCGTTCGACCACGACCGATCCGCTGGGGGCTCTTCCGGCGGCTCGGCAGCTGCACTCGCGGTCGGTACGGTCCCACTCGCAACCGGGTCGGACATCGGCGGGTCGCTCCGAGTCCCCGCCGCCTGCTGTAACGTCATCGGTCTGAAGCCGACGTTCGGCCTCGTCCCCGAGCGGGTCTCGAGCGATGGCTTTAGTACGCATTCGCCGTTTTTCGTCGGCGGTCCGATGGCTCGGACTCCCGAGGACGTCGCCGTGTTTCTCGACGTCCTCGCTGGACAGGACGGACGAGATCCGTTCAGCGTGCCTCGCCGGAAAACGGACTACGTGGCGGCGACCGATCGGTCGACAGCCGATCTCGACGTCGCATACAGCCCGAACCTGGACCTCCAACCGATCGCGCCGGCGGTGCGTGAAACGGTCGACGCCGCCGTCGGTGACCTCGCGACTGCTGGTGCGACCGTCGATACCGTTGACGTGTCACTCCCACCGTACGAGGAGCTGTCGATGGCGTACGTCGAGCAGGTTGGCGTCTTTTTCAGCTCGTTCGCCCAGCAACTCGCCGAACAGTACGAGATCGACTTCGAGACGGCAGACGTCGCGGAGACCGTCCGCTCGACGATCGCACTCGGAGCGGGGACCGACGCCACCGCCGAGCGACTGCAGAACGTCACCCGAACTGCCGCGTACGACGGCATCGAAAACGCCCTCGATGGCTATGACGTCCTCGTGACGCCGACGCTCACCGTCCCACCGTACAGCAAACACCTTGCTGACGGCTACCCGACGGAGATCGACGGCCAGTCGGTGATGGGTGTCCCGACTGACGCGATGCTGACGTGGGTGTTCAACCTGACGGGCCATCCTGCGGCCTCGGTGCCTGCTGGCTTCACCGACGATGGCCTCCCCGTCGGACTACAGATCGTTGGGAGACGGTTTGCCGAAACCGATATACTGAGTGTCGCTGGAGCGATTGAACGAGCCCGCCCGTGGACGGATCGGTATCCTGCGGTCTGA
- a CDS encoding cupin domain-containing protein encodes MEKANSEEAGFEEVSDGVYLADLAIGERASVKLWRIDPGAELPVHEHDNEQIGYMLEGRLVATAGGEEVTLAPGDCYRFPSRERHGAENRSSEPAIGIGVLAPPRKRPDWGDA; translated from the coding sequence ATGGAAAAAGCGAACAGCGAGGAGGCGGGGTTCGAGGAGGTTAGCGACGGGGTGTACCTCGCGGATCTCGCGATCGGCGAGCGAGCGAGCGTAAAACTCTGGCGTATCGATCCCGGGGCCGAGCTTCCCGTTCACGAGCACGACAACGAACAGATCGGCTACATGCTCGAAGGACGACTGGTCGCGACGGCCGGCGGCGAGGAGGTAACGCTCGCGCCCGGCGACTGTTATCGGTTTCCGAGCCGGGAGCGCCACGGCGCCGAGAACCGCTCGTCCGAGCCCGCGATCGGAATCGGCGTCCTCGCGCCGCCACGGAAACGGCCCGACTGGGGCGACGCGTAA
- a CDS encoding vitamin K epoxide reductase family protein, whose amino-acid sequence MSTEIQSPVAFDYEWEYSPRVTTLFGLFAFVAVLGWLVTVALTAIHLFAIPAIPPDAPVQGSIEVITSPWAYVLGIPLATLGGFYYLTTIGFALWWFDTRHPLLIKILTPITASGVVFSAYFVYLQLGVIGEICPFCMMSAAATVILFALELLILQKSTTPSLSSMGSDLGRVLGGTNYAVVLLPILMGLVTIAALFMVPLLPLPEVVPFA is encoded by the coding sequence ATGTCGACCGAAATACAAAGCCCCGTAGCGTTCGACTACGAATGGGAGTACTCGCCACGAGTAACCACTCTGTTCGGTCTTTTCGCGTTCGTTGCTGTCCTTGGCTGGTTAGTGACAGTCGCCCTCACGGCCATTCATCTGTTCGCGATCCCAGCAATACCACCGGACGCGCCGGTCCAGGGAAGTATCGAGGTAATCACCAGTCCGTGGGCATACGTCCTCGGAATCCCGCTCGCGACCCTCGGTGGATTCTACTACCTGACGACGATCGGGTTCGCACTCTGGTGGTTCGATACCCGACACCCGCTGCTCATCAAAATCCTGACGCCGATTACGGCGAGCGGCGTCGTGTTCTCGGCGTACTTCGTCTACCTGCAGCTGGGCGTCATCGGCGAGATCTGCCCGTTCTGCATGATGTCCGCAGCGGCGACGGTCATCCTGTTCGCTCTCGAGTTGCTGATCCTGCAAAAGAGCACGACGCCGTCGCTGTCGAGCATGGGTAGCGACCTCGGGCGCGTCCTCGGGGGAACGAACTACGCCGTCGTCCTCCTCCCGATCCTCATGGGGCTGGTCACGATCGCGGCCCTGTTCATGGTGCCGTTGCTGCCGCTCCCGGAGGTAGTTCCGTTCGCCTGA
- a CDS encoding ParA family protein, whose amino-acid sequence MLSYTVYSEAGGVGKSSLAANLAVAHARAGLEVLVVPLDPQDGDLSRLLGVDEGRSDQDVDNLVRHLVDSGKGSFDELVRSAEDVDVVPEHNMLSDLSNHLAREQRKAEELGDAYNIYAQLQRVLREGDVADEYDVLICDPPATESDHLYNAIYATRNLVLPVEPSAKGRASVDGLEELASNFADQMGIEVGVLAAVPNGFKRTNDQAELIEEIEFPTPEIIPDRTSLMEGCWKQQCSAFEFVREHRDRRREYELETLAQFDRLARYLEVQAGIDAPNPPEPGALEEVPTA is encoded by the coding sequence ATGCTGTCGTATACGGTTTACTCCGAGGCAGGGGGCGTCGGAAAGTCCTCGCTGGCGGCGAACCTCGCCGTCGCGCACGCTCGAGCCGGACTCGAGGTGCTGGTCGTTCCACTGGACCCCCAGGATGGCGATCTCAGTCGACTGCTCGGAGTCGATGAAGGGCGATCGGATCAAGACGTCGACAACCTCGTTCGTCACCTCGTCGATAGCGGGAAGGGATCGTTCGACGAACTGGTTCGATCCGCCGAGGACGTCGACGTCGTCCCGGAGCACAACATGCTCTCGGATCTCTCGAATCACCTCGCCCGCGAACAGCGGAAAGCCGAGGAGCTCGGCGACGCGTACAACATCTACGCGCAGCTCCAGCGGGTGCTCCGGGAGGGAGACGTTGCCGACGAGTACGACGTCCTGATCTGTGATCCGCCGGCGACCGAGTCCGATCACCTCTACAACGCGATCTACGCGACCCGAAACCTCGTGCTTCCCGTCGAGCCGAGCGCGAAGGGGCGGGCCTCGGTCGACGGCCTCGAAGAACTCGCGAGCAACTTCGCCGACCAGATGGGAATCGAGGTCGGCGTACTGGCAGCCGTGCCCAACGGGTTCAAACGGACGAACGATCAGGCGGAGCTGATCGAGGAGATCGAGTTCCCCACTCCGGAGATCATTCCCGACCGGACCTCGCTGATGGAGGGCTGTTGGAAACAGCAGTGTTCGGCGTTCGAATTCGTCCGCGAGCATCGTGACCGTCGCCGCGAGTACGAACTCGAGACGCTCGCACAGTTCGATCGGCTCGCCCGCTACCTGGAGGTCCAGGCCGGGATCGACGCGCCTAACCCGCCGGAGCCGGGTGCGCTCGAGGAGGTGCCGACGGCATGA
- a CDS encoding primary-amine oxidase, with protein MTAEATTTVDHPYDPLTAEEIHQAREILEAEQTIDEGYRYIKIVLEEPPKREIKDFEKNDTQIERKAFVILRDSNEKTNYEAVVSLDTEELTSIEERPDVQPSITLAEFDECEQTVKNNEEWREAASKRGVENFDLAIVDPWSVGHHLVPENVDRNRRLAHAMSWIRTSETDNGYARPLDGLHAWVDLDEMAVVKVLDRGTKVDDVVSDLEDAPYREEDRDLRDDLRPYNVDQPEGPSWEIDGRKIEWQNWHLRVGWTKREGLVLYNIGYEDDGEVRPIIHRASAAEMNVPYGDPDPNHNWKNAGDIGEYNIGRLANSLTEGCDCLGHMYYFDAVMNDVDGEVNVVPNAICVHEEDYGTLWKHTNWRTENSEVRRNRRLVVSFVATVGNYDYEFNWYFYQDGSIEPQVRLTGINSNGLVDSDEDPTSGYYEMLAPNVKGMVHQHFFNFRIDMEVGGEKNRLYRRQNQPVPKGPNKQIQWDGEEAVDDINPTGAAFYADKTPLETEKEARELINSLKGRYWQVEHVENTNRLDQPVGYKLVPGENVEAAAQQQSSVMERAGYIAYHLWATPHRDDERFPAGEYPNQNPGGDGLPKWTQQDRSLDGEDIVLWYTLGVNHVDRPEDWPVLPVHPASFKLEPVNFFSENPAIDVPPEHAIKDIHARREQKYDDPDTVAGSESDDD; from the coding sequence ATGACGGCAGAAGCCACAACAACGGTGGATCATCCGTACGACCCATTGACGGCCGAAGAGATCCATCAGGCGCGCGAAATCCTCGAAGCTGAACAAACAATCGATGAGGGGTATCGGTATATAAAGATCGTACTCGAGGAACCACCGAAGCGCGAGATCAAAGACTTCGAGAAAAACGATACGCAAATAGAACGGAAAGCGTTCGTGATCCTTCGAGACAGCAATGAGAAGACGAACTACGAAGCCGTCGTTTCACTTGACACTGAAGAACTCACTTCGATAGAGGAGCGGCCTGACGTTCAACCGTCTATCACGCTTGCAGAGTTCGATGAGTGCGAACAGACGGTCAAAAACAACGAGGAGTGGCGAGAAGCTGCAAGCAAGCGAGGCGTCGAGAATTTCGACCTCGCAATCGTCGATCCGTGGTCGGTCGGTCACCATCTCGTTCCCGAGAACGTCGACCGAAACCGTCGGCTCGCCCATGCGATGTCGTGGATCCGAACCAGCGAGACAGACAACGGGTATGCGCGACCCCTGGACGGGCTCCATGCATGGGTCGATCTCGATGAGATGGCAGTCGTAAAAGTCCTCGACCGGGGTACAAAGGTAGACGATGTCGTCTCCGACCTCGAGGACGCACCGTACCGTGAGGAGGATCGGGATCTTCGTGACGATCTGCGGCCATACAACGTCGACCAACCGGAAGGTCCGAGCTGGGAGATCGACGGGCGAAAGATCGAGTGGCAAAACTGGCATCTCCGTGTTGGCTGGACAAAACGCGAAGGGCTCGTTCTCTACAATATCGGCTACGAGGACGACGGTGAGGTCAGACCGATTATCCACCGTGCATCGGCTGCAGAAATGAACGTTCCGTACGGCGATCCGGATCCCAATCACAACTGGAAGAACGCTGGTGACATTGGTGAGTACAATATCGGGAGACTGGCGAACTCGCTGACTGAGGGCTGTGACTGTCTCGGTCATATGTACTATTTCGACGCGGTGATGAACGACGTCGATGGTGAGGTAAACGTCGTCCCGAACGCCATCTGTGTCCATGAGGAGGATTATGGCACTCTCTGGAAACATACGAACTGGCGGACCGAAAACTCCGAGGTGAGGCGGAACAGGCGACTCGTCGTCTCGTTCGTCGCCACCGTGGGGAATTACGACTACGAATTTAACTGGTACTTCTATCAGGACGGCTCGATCGAGCCACAGGTTCGGTTAACGGGGATCAACAGCAATGGTCTCGTTGACTCTGACGAGGATCCCACGTCGGGCTATTACGAGATGTTGGCACCGAATGTTAAGGGGATGGTCCACCAGCACTTCTTCAATTTCCGGATTGATATGGAAGTCGGCGGCGAGAAAAACCGTCTGTACAGACGGCAAAACCAGCCAGTCCCGAAGGGGCCGAACAAACAGATTCAATGGGATGGCGAGGAAGCGGTCGATGATATCAACCCGACAGGAGCAGCCTTCTATGCGGACAAAACACCGCTCGAAACCGAGAAAGAAGCACGAGAACTAATTAACTCGTTGAAGGGTCGATACTGGCAAGTCGAGCATGTTGAGAATACGAATCGACTCGATCAGCCTGTCGGCTACAAACTCGTTCCCGGAGAGAACGTTGAGGCGGCGGCCCAACAACAGTCCAGCGTTATGGAGCGGGCTGGCTATATCGCCTATCATCTCTGGGCAACGCCACATCGGGATGACGAGCGGTTCCCGGCGGGGGAGTATCCGAATCAGAATCCCGGTGGTGACGGGCTCCCGAAGTGGACCCAGCAGGATCGCTCGCTCGATGGCGAGGATATCGTGCTATGGTATACCCTTGGTGTCAACCACGTCGACCGCCCCGAAGACTGGCCGGTCTTGCCCGTCCATCCGGCGAGTTTCAAGCTGGAGCCAGTGAACTTCTTCAGTGAGAACCCGGCCATCGATGTTCCACCGGAACACGCGATCAAAGATATCCATGCTCGGCGAGAACAAAAATACGACGATCCCGACACTGTTGCCGGATCCGAATCAGACGATGACTGA